From the Eschrichtius robustus isolate mEscRob2 chromosome 3, mEscRob2.pri, whole genome shotgun sequence genome, the window gtggtgcagtggttaagaatctgcctgccaatgcaggggacacgggtttgagccctggtctgcgaggatcccacatgccgcggagcaactaagcccgtgcgccacaactactgagcctgtactctagagcccgcgagccacagctactgagcccgcgcgcctaaagcccgtgttccacaagagaagccaccgcaatgagaagcccgtgcaccacaacaaagagtagcccccatttgctgcaactagggaaagcccgtgcgcagtaacaaagacccaacacagccaaaaataaataaataaataaataaataaatttttaaaaaaaagaaaatgttgtataAATAGACTCAGGTAGGTAACTTTTGAAGATTGACGTTTTTTTCACTCTGCATAATTCCCTTGAGTTCCATCCAAGTTGttacatgtatcaatagttttgtttgtttgttttgctatgtAGTTTGCTATggtatagatataccacagtttaccacattttgtttaaccattAAACTATTACGGGACATTTGGATAATTTCCAGTTTTTGACGATTTTTGTGTTACTATGAACAGATTTTTGCATGAATATAGGTTTTATTTTCTGGCATAAATGCCTAAGAGTGCAATGGCTGGGTTGTATGATGCGGTGGCAAAATAATGGccctccaaagatgtccatgccctaatccttagaatctgtgaatatgttgtCTTACGTGGCagaagggacttttttttttttaattaattaattaatttattttggctgcattgggtcttcgttgctgcgcgtgggctttctctagttgcggcgagcgggggctactcttcgttgcgatgcgcgggcttctcattgcagtggcttctcttgttgtggagcacgggctctaggcgcatgggcttcagtagttgtggcacatgggctcagtagttgtggctcgcgggctctagagcgcaggctcagtagttgtggtgcatgggcttagttgctccgcggcatgtgggatcttcccggaccagggctcgaacccgtgtcccctgcattggcaggcggattcttaaccactgcgccaccagggaagcccagaagggactttttatatgtgaaatattaAGAATCTTGAGGAGGGGAGAATTTCCCCGATTATCCTCATGGGCTCAAAATAATCAAAAAGGCCTTTATGAGAAGGAGGCAAAAAGGTCAGAGTCACAGATGTGAGAAGATGCTaccctgctggctttgaagacagagaaagagacatgaGCCAGGGAAtcgcaggtggcctctagaagctggaaaaggtgaggaacagattctcccctagagcttccagaagaaaCGCAGTGCTGCTCACAGTTTGCTTTTAAACCATAAGACCTATTcttacttctgacctccagaactgtagataataaatttgtgtcgtTTTAAGCTagtaagtttgtggtcatttgttatagaGTAAATATAAAGCTAATGCATAccataaatgaattttttttgttttagaagaaACTCCCAAACTACTTTCCAGAGTGAACGAGGGTGGGCAATTGTAGTATATGTGACCAGTATAGGCAGGGACTGATCACTAAGACCCTCATAGGATAGGATAAGGAGTTTCGATTTATCCATTGTGGAATAGAAAACCACCAGAAGATTTCAAAGAAGGGAGGGGCAAAATATGATTtacatttgggacttccctggtggtccactggttaagactccacacgtCCAATgtagggggcaggggttcgatccctggttggggaactaagatcccacatgccgcacggtatGGCCAAAAACAAAGCAACCAAATATGACTTATGTTTGAAAGTGATCACTCTCATTGCTATAAGGAGAGTGGTTTGGAGTGAGGCAAGAATAGAAGAGGGAACACCAATCAAGAGATTATTACATCAAGTAGGTTGGTTGTCATGGAGTTGGAGGGAAAATGACAGATTTAGGATTTGTGTGTGGGATATAGTCGACAGAATTGCTGCTAGGCTGGCTATGGATATGAAGGAAAGAGATCATTTTTGCTTGAAAACTAGAGGATAGTGGTGTCTTTAACTTTGGATGATTATTATTTGGTGTATGTGGTGCTGAGGGGGCAGAGATATAAAGTAAGACACTAAATTTATGAATTTGAGTAGAGAAGTTATTAATTGACAGAAGTTGGTTCTGGAGACAAATTTGAGAGTGATTAGTGGTTCAACTTATAAACTTGGATGAAATTAACGTGGAAGAGTTCAGATAAGAGAAAGGGGAATCAAGACACTTCAATTTATAGATACAGTAATGTATGAagagctttaaaaacaaacaacctgggacttccctggtggcgcagtggttaggaatccgcctgctaatgcaggggacgcgggtttgagccctggtcgaggaagatcccacgtgccgcggagcaactaagcccaagcgccacaactactgagcctgcgctctagagcccgtgagccacaactactgaagcccgcatgcttagagctcgtgctccgcaagaagagaagcaaccgcaatgagaagccagcgcaccgcaacgaaaagtagaccccgctcgctgcaactagagaaagccggcagcaacgaagacccaaagcacccaaaaataaataaataaatatattaaaaaccccaaacaaccctcTGAATAGTAACACTCTGTGACAGGGAAGAAAGATGAAGAGTATGAAGCCatgaagccaagaaaaaaaatctttcagtaAAGAAGCTATAGACATTTGTGTTGAATGCTACTGAGAAGTCAAATAATCTGTTTATGGATGAAATTAAGTTGTGCCAGATTAAGTACAGTGGAGAGTAGACCAAGAAATGAGGGAGTCCAAACATGGGCAATGGAATCTGAGTTAGATGCataaagaaggaaatgaggaGATAAGAGGTGAAAGATAGTGATGAGGTCTGGTGAATCAATAGGCTCAGTGAAACTGAAGTTAGATGTTAGAGTGTAAGTACtaaaataagtgagctggaagtgTTGGGAATAAAGGAAGattattgaaatgaaaattttggAAATGGTTCAGTAATTAATGATGAGATCAAGGTCTGTATGACCATAGGAACTATGGAAGAAGGCAACACTGGAGTTGAGGACAAGAGAGCCCAGACAGGATGTTAAATATGCAGTCCATGTGGATATTGAAATTACCAAGATGTCAAGAGTAGGGAATGACAGAAGCCAATGAGCCAGGTTTCAACGATTTACCCAACTGAACATAATCTTTCCCTCTTTGAACTAACTTCCTGTTAAATTTTGTACCTCCTTAGTAACTTTGTCTTATTCTTTGCCTTTTGtatacttggtttttttttttttttttcctcttctaagaCTAGGCAATGAAAACAAGTCTGTGGCTATCCCCTATAGCACAGAGCACACATTTTCTAATACAGTGTTGCCGTGAATGAGAGATTATGGTGACCTTAAAAAGCCTCTGTATGACTGAGGGCAGAACCATTTCATTAAGGGCCAGTCCAGTTTGGAAGAGATAGGAGAATAATAATGCCTTACAGAAATCATCTCATGACAAAGATATACAGCAAgtcaaaatttattttagaagagaTTTTCAGTTCTTAAATAgtacaaaaataaacagacattTGTTTCAACACTTAGAGTttacataaattaatttaatcATACATTTGTCTGAGGCACCAAAACATTCAACACATATTCCAAATTCCCAGATTCAGTCATTCAGGTATTAacaaatcagttttttaaaatcaagttaaCAGTTTTTTATACAAGCCCTTCTACTATTGACTCTTTCTTAACAATAACATAAAACCTTAAAAGTTCCCCTGAGTTATTTCtctttaatgaaattttattttctccctctgcCTGAGGCATACTTTTTCAATTATTTACATAAATACTGATGTTATCTGTAATCAGtgcttgatttaaaaatattaaaacccacAGTTCTTTGCACGGAATGTCCCCCCAGAAAGTTATGGgttaatgaattaatgaaacGTCCACAGGTCCttcaaaaatgtacaaaatatcaGTCTTATAGCACATCCAGGCTAATGAGACACAACATTCTCTGTGGGCTGGTGTATAGGTAAACCTTAAAGACAAATTCCAACTTTACATCTCAGTATACCAAAGTTGGATTCCTAAATAAATGTATTCACAAACCTTAAGCCAATTATTTATCTTGTATTAATAATTCAGAGGTAATCCCAAAAGATACATTGATTCTGAtataatgcagaaaaaaaaatcaatgcagcCTTAAACCCAGTTTATAATAACCATcctaagaagacataaataatagtcttcaataaattaaattaatatacaGTACCAGAAAATGTCAGCTGACAAGGAGATGTGGAAAAGAAGCATTGTCTTCCTGGGAACTATTCAgcaatttagttttgtttttaagtgagAATGGACATTCATTAGAATAGGAATAACTTTCTTACTGTTAAGAACCCCCTACAGTTCTAAGCTATTAGCCTCTATAAGGCTACTTTGGTTTTAAATTATTCACAGAGTTCTCTGCCTTCCACTTAAAATGAGTGTATGCCTTCTTGTAAAGGTCTTCTGTAGTAGTCCTGAGCTGAGCTTTCCCTGAAAACCTGCATAAGTTCAGGTAAGAAAGTATAGAGTCCAAAGAAAGACAAACTCAGACCTTAAAACcaggaaaacaaaatagaagtAAACTGATCAGAAAATGGTTAAAAGATCATAAAATGATCATTGAGTAGGTAGTTGCTTCTCACACATCATGGAAGACACCTTGGAAATATCGATAGCGTAGAAAGAAATGTGCAGCATTTTGTCATCTTGTAACAGCATTTAAATGTGCCAACACCTTAGCTTTTGTTCTTATTATAAGTTGAAATTCAAGTAAAAAGATGTCACACCCATTTCTCATTGGATTGTACGAAAGAATGAAAACTGTGTTCCCCCTTTAACTTGAAGACATCTTTAAAATCAACATGAAAATCTTCACAAGTGTGACCCCTTTCTCCTtaacagagatgttaagtaacacGAGGAGTttaacataaatattaaataattaagttaaaagaaatagtccacataaataaataaatatgatcgATCAGCTTCTACAGTTCAGTTGAACGTTCTTTTAGTAGCACTGTGGGGTTGATATCATCTAGTCCAGAGTGGGAAGAGCTTGCATTAATGGTGACTGTTTTGGTGAGCTGTGGATCTTGAACACTGAATGAGGTAAAAGGACAGCCTTTCACGTTACTGCAGATGAGAGACTGAATTGAGGCAGTGGTGACGATTTTAAAACCTACTTCTCCACCAAAAGTGCTAGGCTTCCAGTACTCAGGAGAACATATAGGATTACCCATAAGTCCTTTCAAGGAGAATGGTGCCCCAACTTCTACCATGGTCTCCCCAAAGATGGCGTCCGGTCGAGGCTTTTCTACCAGAAGAGCAGGATACAGCTCCACGGCATCAATGTCACCATAGAGCGCTTCTAACTCCGCAGCCATTTCCTTCTCTCCTGTGAAGGTGACAAGGACAGAGATACAACCAATGTCaaacttttacaaaaaaaaaaaacaaaaaaacaaacaagtctTACTCAATTTGCTTCGCCCAATTTGCTTTCTTTGCTCAATTTGCTTTCGACGTGTGCTGTTTCCATTTGCCCCTTGACTCTTCGAAGAAGTCGAGAAACTGTTTCTCACCTGTGAGTTCTTCAAATGATTTATAAGGCTTCAGCAGAAAGCGTTTGCGGTACTCATTAAAAGGCTGGTATTTCATCTCTCTGCTGTGGTCAATTGAAGCCTTTGATACTTTCTCTACTGCAACTGGAAGATTCCTGCCACCAGCAACCTGTTGAAAATGAATTACATCGTAGAACACAACGGAGTTTTAGgcatatttaagattttttttttttttttttttttttttttttcctatttttggccgtgccgcacggcttgtaggattttagttccctggccagagattgaacctgggccctcggcagtgagagtgtgaagtcctaaccactggaccaccaaggaattcccagatttttattttaaaagcatgccTTGGGTGCCAAGTACGTAAGACTGATGCCCCAGCTCCCAGCTGAGACCTAAACTGTAAGTTTGGAGtatttatagaatatttctaTGATCTAGATTATAATGGTAACATTATTTTATAATCGAGATTATAGGTTAGGCTTCTTATTTCAAGGAAAGAATATTACTAGCAAATAATTACTCTTTTAGTGAGTTTAAGAAAAATCATTTCCGCGGCAGAAATTCTAGTTACTGACtagtcctttgttttgttttgtttttcaataacAATGCTCACCCGGCCAGCAATTTGCCTGGTGAATGATTCAACAAACTGAGTGAGGCCGTGTTCCAGTAGGAGGGAGTTGTTATAGATAAATTGCTGATAGTTGTAGTGTTGGCCATCAATCTGAAAGGTGTCAGGCAGAAGGGGATGCCAGTGGTAGAGTGTGTTAAACTCAGCAGCAATACGGTTTTGGTACTGGAATTGTTGGTTGAAAAGCAGCTCTGGGTCAAACTTCAGTTTGAAGTGATAGCCACTCAGGTGCTGTACATAGTCTTCAATCACAATCTTAATAGTTTCTCCTATTggcacaaaagaaaaatttaggaCATGAATTCCTTCCCACAAACGTTCAAGCAACCGAAATGCAATTGTTAATTTGCCATTCCTTCACtttctagattttcttttttaccatCAAAAGCTCAAGAATTGAATGAATGTGGAGCAGGTGATTTTACATGTACTACATTCCCCCAGAATTACTGAAAACCTAGCGAAGTTCGTTTTCTCTGGGGAAGAGGGTTTTATTTCAATGATTTGCTCTTCTTGCTTACCTATCAGTATCAGCCTACTCGTCTGGAACAGCTGCTCATCGTCCCATTCTGGATGCTCATGTTTAAGCACATCACACACTCTGTTATGTTCCCGCAGCCAAATTGTGGCGTACATCATCAGACCAGGCACTAGACCAAAGACTTCCTGCCCCACAGCAAACCGCAGGTGTTCAGGAACATGAGGGGGGTAGATCATCTCGACCTGAGTATCTTTGACTGTGGGAGGATACATCTCGCCACCAATTATCtaaaaaataacagtaacaaaagaggtaagaaacaaattttaatcatGAGAGATTTTGAACATAGGTGGGTGGTGAGTCATAACtaattcttaatatttaaatGGGACAAACCTGATATTTCATTTTTCCATCCTTGAAAAGGCGCAGTTTATGCTGTCTCTCCAAAGATTCACCATAAACATGATTTAAGTCCACCTAgaagattatggaaaatttttaatttgttgctgttgtttattCTTATGTAAAGTGTCTATGATATATTTATCACTAAATAACTTGATGATTTAGTttgctttaattaaaatttttcaataacACATTTTCCACAGccacaaaataataaattaacttGTTTATCCACTGAAGCTACTAAAACCTACAAACCTAAATATGTCTCCTAAATATGTCA encodes:
- the PTGS2 gene encoding prostaglandin G/H synthase 2 isoform X1, which produces MLVRALLLCAALALCSAANPCCSSPCQNRGVCMSIGFDKYKCDCTRTGFYGENCTTPEFLTRIKLFLKPTPNTVHYILTHFKGLWNIVNNIPFLQNMIMRYVLISRSHLIESPPTYNVHYGYKSWEAFSNLSYYTRVLPPVPDDCPTPMGVKGRKELPDSKEVVEKVLLRRKFIPDPQGTNMMFAFFAQHFTHQFFKTDHKRGPAFTTGQSHGVDLNHVYGESLERQHKLRLFKDGKMKYQIIGGEMYPPTVKDTQVEMIYPPHVPEHLRFAVGQEVFGLVPGLMMYATIWLREHNRVCDVLKHEHPEWDDEQLFQTSRLILIGETIKIVIEDYVQHLSGYHFKLKFDPELLFNQQFQYQNRIAAEFNTLYHWHPLLPDTFQIDGQHYNYQQFIYNNSLLLEHGLTQFVESFTRQIAGRVAGGRNLPVAVEKVSKASIDHSREMKYQPFNEYRKRFLLKPYKSFEELTGEKEMAAELEALYGDIDAVELYPALLVEKPRPDAIFGETMVEVGAPFSLKGLMGNPICSPEYWKPSTFGGEVGFKIVTTASIQSLICSNVKGCPFTSFSVQDPQLTKTVTINASSSHSGLDDINPTVLLKERSTEL
- the PTGS2 gene encoding prostaglandin G/H synthase 2 isoform X2; translated protein: MLVRALLLCAALALCSAANPCCSSPCQNRGVCMSIGFDKYKCDCTRTGFYGENCTTPEFLTRIKLFLKPTPNTVHYILTHFKGLWNIVNNIPFLQNMIMRYVLISRSHLIESPPTYNVHYGYKSWEAFSNLSYYTRVLPPVPDDCPTPMGVKGRKELPDSKEVVEKVLLRRKFIPDPQGTNMMFAFFAQHFTHQFFKTDHKRGPAFTTGQSHGVDLNHVYGESLERQHKLRLFKDGKMKYQIIGGEMYPPTVKDTQVEMIYPPHVPEHLRFAVGQEVFGLVPGLMMYATIWLREHNRVCDVLKHEHPEWDDEQLFQTSRLILIGETIKIVIEDYVQHLSGYHFKLKFDPELLFNQQFQYQNRIAAEFNTLYHWHPLLPDTFQIDGQHYNYQQFIYNNSLLLEHGLTQFVESFTRQIAGRVAGGRNLPVAVEKVSKASIDHSREMKYQPFNEYRKRFLLKPYKSFEELTGEKQFLDFFEESRGKWKQHTSKAN